GTACGCGGTGGCCGTCGGTACGGGGGTGTTCGCGTCGCCCTCCCCGGCGACGACCAGGACCGGACGGTCGAACTCCGCGAACACCGCGCGCGTGGCCGCCGGTTCGAAGGCCCCCTCGCTCGCGTAGACGCCGGCGGCCTCCCCGTTCCGCTGCCGCACCATGGCCGCGTTCCGCTCCTGCGCGGCCTCGTCCCACGTCCCGTGGAAGAACGGCGCGACCGCCTTGAAGGTCTCCGCCGAACCGCGGCCCGCGGCCAGCTCCTCGAGCGCCGCGTACGCCGGACCGAACCACGGCTCCTCCTCGCGCCACGGCTGCCGTGCCGCCGCGAGCCGCTCCTCGCCCGTCGTGTCGAGCCCGACCGCCGCCGTGCCCGGGGTCAGGAGGACGAGGCGCGCCACCCGCTCCGGGTACCGGGCCGTGTACAGCGCGGCCAGGTTCGCGCCCGCCGAGTGTCCGAGGAGGTCGACCGTGTCGAGCCCGAGGTGCACGCGCAGCGCCTCCACGTCCTCGACGAGCCGGTCGCAGCGGTACGAGGCCGGGTCCTCCGGCACCGCGGAGGCGCCCGTGCCCCGCAGGTCGAGCCGGATCAGCGTCCGGTGGGCGTCGAGCCCGCCCAGGTCTTCGAGGTACACGGAGTCCTGCATGGGGCCGCCGGGCAGACAGATCAGCGGGTCGCCGGAACCGGACGCGTGGTACGCGAGCAGGGTGCCGTCGGGAGCGGGGAAGGTAGGCATGGGCGCGACCATGACAGCGGCTCCGATGCTGGTCAAGCGGGTTTCCCCGGGTTTCCTCGGGTTTCCCGCACACCGTGGCAGGCTTGATCCATGCGATCTGCTCTGTGCGCCCTCGGCGCGGCCGCTGCCCTGGTGCTGCTCCCGGCCGGCCATGCCCGTGCCGAAGGGCAGGAACCCGACCGGGACTTCACGATCGAGGACTCCCGGATCACCGAGTCCAGCGGCCTCGCGGCGAGCCGGGCCCACCCCGGGATCTACTGGACGCACAACGACCAGGACGCGCCCCTGATCTACGGCATCGACTCCCGTACGGGGAAAACCGTCGCGACCCTGACCATGGCCGGGGTCGGCACCCCCCGCGACATGGAGGGGATCTCCGTCGGCCCGGA
The DNA window shown above is from Streptomyces vietnamensis and carries:
- a CDS encoding alpha/beta fold hydrolase produces the protein MPTFPAPDGTLLAYHASGSGDPLICLPGGPMQDSVYLEDLGGLDAHRTLIRLDLRGTGASAVPEDPASYRCDRLVEDVEALRVHLGLDTVDLLGHSAGANLAALYTARYPERVARLVLLTPGTAAVGLDTTGEERLAAARQPWREEEPWFGPAYAALEELAAGRGSAETFKAVAPFFHGTWDEAAQERNAAMVRQRNGEAAGVYASEGAFEPAATRAVFAEFDRPVLVVAGEGDANTPVPTATAYANLFPKSELAVLAGAGHFPWHDDAEWTADRLASFLN